A region from the Flavobacteriales bacterium genome encodes:
- a CDS encoding DUF2207 domain-containing protein, producing MMRRWLLLASLVGGMLAHGQTEKINSFHTDLTVAADGQLTVTEEINIHCEGVEFQRGIVRRLPLLFTDHNGRRHCIAYDLTAVEVFGAPSPHHTKTENDELVIYVGSEGNFLAPGDYPYRITYVTKGQVGFFADFDEIYWNVNGNGWAFYTDSVSALIHLPPGAQVKQHACYTGEMGSTERACTAEVVDERTVRFRGRAMGYYEGLTVAVGFQKGIVAEPPPPTFFELYAVPLVGGGITVLLLLYYFITWWRHGRDPDSPTVIPLFDAPDGISPASVAMVMKGGYSNDHITPAMINLGVKGYIRIDETSEDQLLGLWKKQVYTIVKLKNGSGLPREEQDLLNSMFGSGSKSFPITGTYNPSVKSMADEFAGELRSQWSAFISKGNNLRLWLVPILAGIACAVLMVVLHYYLLGGNDMAYIVAFVAVNIFLFLIYQYLIRKPSMEKLALRSKLRGFKMYLSAAEEKQLQHFNPPAMTPEVFEKYLPYAIAFNVEQIWGDRFQDMISKALVEPNYRSSWYGGRIMNYGAFSHSMSSSFSSSVSSASTQPSKSGGSGGGGFSGGGGGGGGGGGW from the coding sequence ATGATGCGCCGCTGGTTGCTGCTGGCTTCGCTGGTGGGCGGGATGCTTGCCCACGGCCAGACCGAGAAGATCAACTCCTTCCACACCGACCTCACCGTGGCCGCCGATGGCCAACTGACGGTGACGGAGGAGATCAACATCCACTGCGAAGGCGTCGAGTTCCAGCGCGGCATCGTTCGTCGTCTGCCACTGCTCTTCACCGATCACAACGGTCGGCGGCACTGCATCGCATACGACCTCACGGCAGTGGAAGTCTTCGGCGCGCCATCGCCCCACCATACCAAGACGGAGAACGACGAGCTGGTGATCTACGTGGGCAGCGAGGGCAACTTCCTGGCGCCCGGCGATTATCCCTACCGCATCACCTACGTGACCAAAGGCCAGGTGGGGTTCTTCGCCGACTTCGACGAGATCTATTGGAACGTGAACGGCAACGGCTGGGCGTTCTACACGGACAGCGTCAGTGCGCTCATCCACCTGCCGCCCGGTGCGCAGGTGAAGCAGCACGCGTGCTACACCGGCGAGATGGGCAGCACGGAACGCGCCTGTACTGCCGAAGTGGTGGATGAACGCACCGTCCGTTTCCGCGGCCGCGCCATGGGCTACTACGAAGGTCTCACCGTGGCGGTGGGTTTCCAGAAGGGCATTGTGGCCGAACCGCCGCCGCCAACCTTCTTCGAACTGTACGCGGTGCCGCTGGTGGGCGGCGGCATCACGGTGCTGTTGCTGCTTTACTACTTCATCACATGGTGGCGCCACGGTCGCGATCCGGACAGTCCCACGGTGATCCCGCTCTTCGACGCGCCCGATGGCATCTCACCGGCTTCGGTGGCCATGGTGATGAAGGGAGGGTACAGCAACGACCACATCACCCCGGCCATGATCAACCTGGGAGTGAAGGGCTACATCCGCATCGACGAGACCAGCGAGGACCAGTTATTGGGTCTTTGGAAAAAGCAGGTGTACACCATCGTGAAGCTGAAGAACGGCAGTGGACTACCGCGCGAGGAGCAGGACCTCCTGAACAGCATGTTCGGTTCAGGCAGCAAGAGCTTTCCGATAACAGGCACCTACAACCCCAGCGTGAAGAGCATGGCCGACGAATTCGCGGGCGAGCTGCGCAGCCAATGGTCGGCTTTCATCAGCAAGGGCAACAATCTGCGGCTGTGGCTGGTGCCGATACTCGCCGGCATCGCGTGCGCGGTGCTCATGGTGGTACTGCACTATTACCTCCTCGGCGGCAACGACATGGCCTACATCGTGGCCTTCGTAGCGGTGAACATTTTCCTGTTCCTCATCTACCAATACCTCATCCGCAAGCCGAGCATGGAGAAGCTGGCCCTGCGTTCCAAACTGCGCGGTTTCAAGATGTACCTGAGCGCGGCGGAGGAGAAGCAGCTGCAGCACTTCAATCCGCCCGCGATGACCCCCGAGGTCTTTGAGAAGTACCTGCCGTACGCCATTGCCTTCAATGTGGAGCAGATCTGGGGCGACCGTTTCCAGGACATGATCAGCAAGGCGCTGGTGGAGCCGAACTACCGCTCCAGCTGGTACGGCGGCCGCATCATGAACTACGGCGCGTTCTCGCACAGCATGAGTTCCTCCTTCAGCAGCAGTGTGAGTTCAGCCAGCACACAACCCAGCAAGAGCGGCGGCTCCGGTGGTGGTGGCTTCTCGGGCGGCGGAGGTGGAGGTGGAGGGGGTGGGGGCTGGTGA
- a CDS encoding DUF1398 family protein encodes MFTLEQLSEARSHVKSGADFPALVQTFIQLGVRRYTTWLTDGHTDYEGADQLLSSPPGHAEHPIADRVDREHFIARIKHHQQGLSDYPTICDEARAAGVQRWVVDTGAMTCTYFDKVGNAVLVEEIPSA; translated from the coding sequence ATGTTCACCCTTGAGCAACTTTCCGAAGCACGCAGCCACGTGAAGAGCGGCGCCGATTTCCCCGCCCTTGTGCAGACCTTCATCCAGCTCGGTGTGCGCCGCTACACCACTTGGCTCACCGATGGCCATACGGACTACGAAGGCGCCGACCAGCTCCTCAGTTCCCCGCCCGGCCATGCCGAACACCCCATCGCCGACCGCGTGGACCGCGAGCACTTCATCGCCCGCATCAAGCATCATCAGCAAGGTTTGTCGGACTATCCGACCATCTGCGACGAAGCCCGCGCTGCAGGCGTGCAGCGCTGGGTGGTGGATACCGGTGCAATGACGTGCACGTATTTCGACAAGGTCGGGAACGCAGTGTTGGTGGAGGAGATACCCTCGGCTTGA
- a CDS encoding site-specific DNA-methyltransferase, translated as MPLEKPRAGRNRTIELGEVERSAYSAGLLRPSSQLTSDAVLDQVIHADIFSTLDLLPDAFVDLLFVDPPYNMDKVFGEERFKEMNDAQYADWLDAWVNKCVRLLKPNASVYICGDWKSSSAIQRVAEKYFVVRNRITWEREKGRGALSNWKNSSEDIWFCTVGKDYHFGAEAVKLKRKVVAPYTDESGAPKDWERSDQGSFRLTHPSNLWTDLTVPFWSMPENTDHPTQKPEKLVAKAILASSRPGDVVFDPFLGSGTTAVVAKKLGRRFVGIEIDETYACLALKRLDMANGDPSIQGYTDGVFWERNSGPQQTKAAAKAKPLQTEDLELFATQEQEG; from the coding sequence ATGCCATTGGAGAAACCGCGCGCCGGGCGCAATCGCACCATCGAACTCGGTGAAGTAGAACGCTCCGCGTACAGCGCAGGCTTGCTACGGCCATCAAGCCAACTGACCTCGGATGCGGTGCTGGATCAAGTGATCCACGCCGACATCTTCTCTACCCTCGACCTCCTCCCCGACGCCTTCGTGGACCTGCTCTTTGTTGATCCGCCCTACAACATGGACAAGGTGTTCGGCGAGGAACGATTCAAGGAAATGAACGATGCCCAGTACGCCGATTGGCTAGATGCTTGGGTAAACAAGTGTGTACGCCTGTTGAAGCCCAACGCCTCGGTGTACATCTGCGGCGATTGGAAGAGCAGTTCGGCCATTCAGCGCGTGGCAGAGAAGTACTTCGTGGTGCGCAACCGCATCACGTGGGAGCGCGAGAAGGGTCGCGGCGCGCTGAGCAATTGGAAGAACAGCAGCGAGGACATCTGGTTCTGCACCGTGGGCAAGGACTACCACTTCGGTGCGGAGGCCGTGAAGCTGAAACGCAAGGTGGTGGCACCCTACACCGACGAAAGTGGCGCACCCAAGGATTGGGAACGCAGCGATCAGGGTTCGTTCCGCCTAACGCACCCGAGCAATTTGTGGACGGACCTCACCGTGCCGTTCTGGAGCATGCCCGAGAACACGGACCACCCGACGCAGAAGCCGGAGAAGCTCGTAGCCAAAGCGATCCTCGCCAGCTCGCGCCCCGGCGATGTGGTCTTCGACCCTTTCCTCGGAAGTGGTACCACGGCCGTTGTCGCCAAGAAGCTCGGTCGGCGGTTCGTGGGTATCGAGATCGATGAGACCTACGCTTGCCTCGCCCTGAAACGACTCGACATGGCCAACGGCGATCCGAGTATTCAAGGGTACACGGATGGTGTTTTCTGGGAGCGCAACTCTGGGCCGCAACAGACCAAGGCTGCCGCGAAGGCCAAGCCCTTGCAAACGGAGGACCTCGAGTTGTTCGCCACGCAAGAGCAGGAAGGATGA
- a CDS encoding DUF433 domain-containing protein — protein sequence MNADPELLKRITVDDRICNGKPVIRGMWITAQTVLDFLMAGTPEAEVLKQYPMLEAADLEACRQFAN from the coding sequence ATGAACGCAGATCCAGAACTGCTCAAGCGGATCACCGTCGATGACCGGATCTGCAACGGCAAGCCCGTTATCCGGGGCATGTGGATCACCGCGCAGACCGTGCTGGATTTCCTGATGGCCGGTACGCCCGAAGCTGAAGTGTTGAAGCAGTACCCGATGCTCGAGGCGGCGGACCTGGAAGCGTGCAGGCAATTCGCCAATTGA
- a CDS encoding class I SAM-dependent methyltransferase, translated as MRSTERFTGLATIYGQARPTYPQELVRWCLAQAPAPGLIVDLGCGTGISTRLFASTGHPVIGIDPNADMLATARAEGAQDYHVGSSEHTGLPDACADLIIAAQAFHWFDLDRTFAEVERIGTPRSACVAFWNVRLEDTPFMQGYETLLRTWSTQYDVNERAGRTISAIRERAPHAELRAFMHTVPMDRARVRNLALSSSYVKHGVADIPAFLQALEALLDATSPYGPVDMRYTTRAIAWRVHG; from the coding sequence ATGCGATCCACCGAACGCTTCACCGGCCTGGCCACTATCTACGGGCAGGCGCGGCCCACCTATCCACAGGAACTGGTGCGTTGGTGCTTGGCACAGGCTCCGGCCCCCGGCTTGATCGTGGACCTGGGCTGCGGCACAGGCATCTCCACGCGCCTTTTCGCAAGCACCGGCCACCCGGTGATCGGCATCGACCCCAACGCGGACATGTTGGCCACGGCACGTGCGGAGGGTGCGCAGGACTATCATGTGGGGTCGAGCGAGCATACCGGCCTACCCGATGCGTGCGCCGATCTGATCATCGCCGCGCAGGCCTTCCATTGGTTCGACCTGGACCGCACCTTCGCCGAAGTGGAGCGCATCGGCACCCCGCGCTCCGCATGCGTGGCCTTCTGGAACGTGCGCCTGGAGGACACGCCTTTCATGCAAGGCTATGAGACCTTGCTGCGCACCTGGTCCACACAGTACGACGTGAACGAGCGCGCGGGCAGGACGATCAGCGCCATCCGTGAGCGAGCGCCGCATGCGGAACTACGTGCGTTCATGCACACCGTGCCCATGGACCGCGCCCGTGTGCGCAACCTGGCGCTGAGCAGCTCTTATGTAAAACATGGGGTGGCCGACATCCCTGCTTTCCTGCAAGCGTTAGAGGCGCTGTTGGATGCCACAAGTCCCTATGGGCCGGTGGACATGCGCTATACCACGCGGGCCATCGCCTGGCGGGTGCATGGGTGA
- a CDS encoding type II toxin-antitoxin system RelE/ParE family toxin has translation MRVAWSAWALQLLDEIHEWYREQASAAVADRIVEDILAVTRLLEQFPHGGQVEPWLEDQDLGHRRVVVRNYKVVYRVLEDEVRIVDVFDSRQDPQKMKV, from the coding sequence GTGAGAGTCGCTTGGTCCGCATGGGCACTCCAACTGTTGGACGAGATCCACGAATGGTATCGCGAGCAGGCATCGGCGGCGGTAGCCGACCGCATCGTTGAGGACATCCTTGCCGTCACGCGCTTGTTGGAGCAATTCCCACATGGTGGGCAAGTAGAGCCTTGGCTGGAAGATCAAGACCTTGGTCATCGGCGCGTGGTGGTCCGGAACTACAAGGTGGTGTACCGGGTCCTAGAGGATGAGGTGCGCATAGTGGACGTCTTCGATAGCAGGCAGGATCCGCAGAAGATGAAGGTTTGA
- a CDS encoding T9SS type A sorting domain-containing protein, with protein sequence MRITRQDTLLAFFLLAVPSASVIAQSSYCIPQHGGQIVAPILTSVSLGSINNTGTIAPLVASGYSDYTAMQTTLAVGPSYTLTIGSDDAWPHNFAAWIDMDHDQRFSDGERIGLAQMGAGAYTISFTFSLPPNALNGPARLRIRGVGEPFGPWTLSNDPCIPFTYGEAEDYTVVITGGGDDDAAVSTFISPISAVGLGVEPVIVRIENRGTVALSNLQVQLTVDGSLGPVEVVPGPVQPGASVDHTFQTTVDHSGTACHVILATLLTPDSRSENNTLTIDACRLDPITGSDVWYIHSDQFQWMETYDDGSTNETTMNTVFGQGNWQLGHFETIDVGQVFGPNTCTIFIDGSFLDVDPMLDFLTLHGAAVERWVAAGGKLFLNSSPDSQDFTGHVRLDLGFGGVSISQSYSVSYARPFGAHPIHTGPYQPIGSEWAAFYYANGVLHGDGLTPVNVENNDDHFGGPPVDLPTLAEKDWGAGKVLFGTIGPSELFGPEAMNDRANILDHITECSSGSTGIESPGLKAGPVAYPNPTRGELRIVCAKGLKPISASVHDLLGNCVAVPVTLLEDQMTVDAEACAAGTYIVSLAFQNGGQQHLRFVRE encoded by the coding sequence ATGAGGATCACACGCCAAGACACACTGCTCGCATTCTTCCTCCTAGCTGTTCCATCCGCATCCGTCATCGCTCAATCTTCTTATTGCATACCGCAGCACGGCGGACAGATCGTGGCACCGATCCTCACGTCGGTCTCCCTCGGAAGCATCAACAACACGGGCACTATTGCGCCATTGGTGGCCTCGGGTTATTCCGACTACACCGCCATGCAGACGACGCTCGCCGTGGGCCCGTCCTACACGCTCACCATCGGATCGGACGATGCGTGGCCGCACAATTTCGCCGCTTGGATCGACATGGATCACGACCAACGCTTCAGTGATGGCGAGCGCATCGGCCTGGCCCAAATGGGTGCTGGAGCCTATACCATCAGCTTCACTTTCAGCCTGCCTCCCAACGCGTTGAACGGACCGGCACGTTTGCGCATCCGCGGTGTGGGGGAACCTTTCGGGCCATGGACGCTTTCCAATGATCCCTGCATTCCCTTCACGTACGGCGAAGCGGAGGACTACACCGTGGTGATCACGGGAGGAGGCGACGACGACGCGGCCGTGAGCACCTTCATTTCACCGATCAGCGCCGTGGGCCTTGGCGTGGAACCCGTGATCGTCCGCATCGAGAACAGAGGCACGGTCGCGCTCAGCAACCTTCAAGTGCAACTGACGGTGGACGGCTCGCTCGGTCCCGTGGAAGTCGTGCCCGGGCCCGTGCAACCCGGTGCAAGTGTGGACCACACGTTCCAGACCACCGTGGACCATTCGGGTACGGCGTGCCATGTCATCCTTGCGACGCTCCTCACACCGGACAGCCGGTCCGAGAACAATACGCTGACCATCGATGCCTGCAGACTGGATCCCATCACCGGTTCCGATGTGTGGTACATCCACTCCGACCAGTTCCAGTGGATGGAAACCTACGACGACGGCAGCACCAACGAGACCACCATGAACACCGTGTTCGGCCAAGGGAACTGGCAGCTCGGCCATTTCGAGACCATCGATGTGGGTCAGGTCTTCGGGCCGAACACTTGCACCATCTTCATCGATGGATCCTTCCTCGACGTGGATCCGATGCTGGACTTTCTGACCTTGCATGGGGCGGCGGTGGAGCGTTGGGTGGCGGCCGGTGGAAAGCTGTTCTTGAACAGCTCTCCAGATTCGCAGGACTTCACCGGGCACGTGCGTCTGGACCTAGGTTTCGGAGGTGTCTCCATTTCGCAGAGCTATTCGGTGAGCTACGCACGGCCTTTCGGTGCGCACCCGATCCATACCGGTCCGTATCAGCCTATCGGTTCGGAGTGGGCCGCGTTCTACTATGCCAATGGAGTGCTTCATGGCGACGGGCTCACCCCTGTGAACGTGGAGAACAACGATGACCATTTCGGAGGCCCCCCGGTGGACCTGCCCACCTTGGCGGAAAAAGACTGGGGTGCGGGAAAGGTGTTGTTCGGTACCATCGGCCCCAGCGAGCTGTTCGGGCCCGAGGCCATGAACGACCGGGCCAATATCCTGGATCACATCACCGAGTGCAGTTCCGGCTCCACGGGCATTGAATCACCAGGACTTAAGGCGGGACCGGTCGCATACCCCAATCCTACGCGCGGCGAACTGCGGATCGTATGCGCCAAGGGCTTGAAACCGATCAGCGCAAGCGTTCATGATCTGCTCGGCAACTGCGTAGCCGTGCCGGTCACGCTGCTCGAAGATCAAATGACCGTCGATGCGGAGGCATGCGCCGCTGGCACGTACATCGTATCGCTCGCGTTCCAGAACGGCGGCCAACAGCATCTTCGGTTCGTGCGGGAGTAG
- a CDS encoding type II toxin-antitoxin system RelE/ParE family toxin — protein MKHRVIPTPEFEKELRPLLKRHRLLAKDLLKLEKELELQPNSGTGLGHGLYKVRLAITSKGKGKSGGARVITYVVTEDAEVYLLSIYDKSEYDTVDTKAMKQLAADLRSKKGT, from the coding sequence GTGAAGCATAGGGTCATCCCCACGCCGGAGTTCGAGAAAGAGTTGCGGCCGTTGCTTAAGCGGCACCGCTTACTTGCAAAGGACTTGTTGAAACTGGAGAAGGAGCTGGAGCTTCAGCCAAACTCGGGCACCGGTCTTGGTCACGGCTTATACAAGGTCCGTCTGGCCATCACCAGCAAGGGCAAAGGAAAGAGCGGGGGCGCCCGTGTGATCACCTATGTGGTGACCGAGGATGCCGAAGTGTACCTGCTCAGCATCTACGACAAGAGCGAGTACGACACGGTGGATACCAAGGCCATGAAGCAGTTGGCGGCCGATCTGCGTTCCAAGAAAGGAACGTAA
- a CDS encoding LemA family protein yields MIPLLVVLGLVVILALYAIGIYNKLVKLKNLVEEAWSGIDVQLKKRYDLIPNLVETVKGYAAHEKETLENVTRARAAAQQATTVEGHQVAEKNLSGALMNLLAVAERYPDLKANTNFLQLQSSLSEIEGDIEKARRYYNGNVREQNTLIESFPSNIIANMFSFAKSVFFELENPAEKQAPSVKF; encoded by the coding sequence ATGATCCCCCTTCTCGTTGTCCTAGGACTTGTCGTGATCCTGGCGCTGTACGCCATCGGCATCTACAACAAGCTGGTGAAGCTGAAGAACCTTGTGGAGGAAGCGTGGAGCGGCATCGATGTGCAACTGAAGAAGCGCTACGATCTGATCCCCAACCTGGTGGAGACGGTTAAGGGCTACGCTGCGCACGAGAAGGAAACCCTGGAGAACGTGACGCGCGCCCGCGCCGCCGCACAGCAAGCCACCACCGTGGAAGGCCACCAAGTGGCGGAGAAGAACCTGAGCGGCGCGCTGATGAACCTGCTAGCCGTGGCCGAGCGTTACCCCGACCTGAAGGCGAACACCAACTTCCTACAGTTGCAGAGTTCCTTGAGCGAGATCGAAGGCGACATCGAGAAGGCACGCCGCTATTACAACGGCAACGTGCGCGAGCAGAACACGCTCATCGAGAGCTTCCCGAGCAACATCATCGCCAACATGTTCAGCTTTGCGAAGTCGGTGTTCTTCGAACTGGAGAACCCGGCGGAGAAGCAGGCACCTTCCGTGAAGTTCTGA
- a CDS encoding response regulator transcription factor has translation MAERTILIVEDETHMAELLQSRFRQEGFVVHHAADGLEALERFTSVRPDLCILDVMLPKMDGFQVAREVRRIDPLAAFIFLTARNTLPDKEAGFRSGCDDYLTKPFQFEELLLRVNAVLYRTQGPKVHASGSLVFPAFTLHVRERLLEMTGRTITLTAKENRILYILLSNAGKMVERKFLVEQVWGRMDDYHSRSLDVYLTRLRKYVQLVPGVCLSNVYGKGFVLNVSESLVDIEEQRS, from the coding sequence ATGGCTGAGCGCACCATACTGATCGTCGAGGACGAAACGCACATGGCGGAACTGCTGCAAAGCAGGTTCCGGCAGGAGGGTTTCGTCGTGCACCACGCCGCGGATGGTCTGGAGGCCCTGGAGCGGTTCACCTCGGTGCGACCGGACCTGTGCATCCTGGACGTGATGCTGCCGAAGATGGATGGGTTCCAAGTGGCCCGCGAAGTGCGGAGGATCGATCCCCTGGCTGCCTTCATCTTCCTCACTGCCCGCAACACTTTGCCCGACAAGGAGGCCGGTTTCCGCAGCGGCTGCGACGACTATTTGACCAAGCCCTTCCAGTTCGAAGAGCTGCTCTTGCGTGTGAACGCCGTGCTCTACCGCACCCAAGGCCCCAAGGTGCACGCCAGCGGATCGCTGGTCTTCCCGGCCTTCACGCTGCACGTGCGGGAACGGCTCCTGGAGATGACGGGGCGCACAATCACGCTCACTGCGAAGGAGAACCGGATCCTCTACATCCTGCTTTCCAACGCGGGCAAGATGGTGGAGCGGAAATTCCTGGTGGAGCAGGTATGGGGCCGCATGGACGATTACCATTCGCGTTCGCTGGACGTTTACCTCACACGCTTGCGCAAGTACGTGCAGCTTGTTCCGGGCGTCTGCCTGTCCAATGTGTACGGCAAGGGCTTCGTGCTCAATGTGTCGGAGAGCCTCGTCGACATTGAGGAACAGCGTTCTTAG
- a CDS encoding HAMP domain-containing histidine kinase, translating to MKWMERSDVGMAMALGALFLAGLLAWGTVLRRESADLIGHAQERLDSIAAQVRDDARCVELFAERALPGGSEFYLIAPPSSAGPIGDTIAQYRVHTAGPDTMLQRSRFPVEVPAVLRMHVRLNFLLPMEASPSDTGGIGSGGVFADRGLLCAEVNGRRMELVDHARFTRSVRETFAQAGDADFVALIIDTLAKDTLFRTPERGPIADAPSVRSSAIVPPDVAPWVVVLQLPGLTAAALRETLPYLWIFLALFIVLVFTLWRSRRAWAQERRLAQMQMDLVSNITHEFNTPITHISLALEALRRPDQHAQHHHMMEVIAEENERLQANVKKVMSVSLLDQEALPLELELHDAHELLQATLRSLRPALERDAVAVTCVFEAADPWVLVDATYLTNVFHSLLDNAIRYGRAPRQVHISTRDSSSGLRITVADNGPGIPASEEQLVFTKFFRGTNAHEGSVKGTGIGLYFARKVMMAHGGTITLNASTFGGAEVELVLPKTEHG from the coding sequence ATGAAGTGGATGGAGCGTTCGGACGTGGGGATGGCCATGGCATTGGGCGCCTTGTTCCTTGCTGGCTTGCTCGCTTGGGGGACCGTTCTGCGCCGTGAAAGCGCCGACCTCATCGGTCATGCACAGGAGCGATTGGACAGCATTGCAGCACAAGTGCGGGACGATGCGCGCTGCGTGGAACTCTTCGCCGAGCGCGCCCTACCCGGCGGTTCCGAGTTCTACTTGATCGCGCCACCGAGCAGCGCGGGACCCATCGGCGATACCATTGCGCAGTATCGGGTACACACCGCCGGTCCGGATACCATGCTGCAGCGCAGCCGATTTCCTGTTGAGGTCCCAGCGGTCTTGCGGATGCACGTGCGCCTCAACTTCCTGCTGCCCATGGAGGCGAGCCCGAGCGATACAGGCGGCATCGGATCCGGAGGCGTGTTCGCCGACCGCGGGCTGCTCTGTGCCGAAGTGAACGGGCGGCGGATGGAATTGGTGGACCATGCGCGTTTCACCCGATCGGTGCGGGAGACCTTTGCACAAGCAGGGGATGCGGACTTTGTGGCGCTGATCATCGACACCCTTGCGAAGGACACCCTGTTCCGAACGCCAGAGCGCGGGCCGATCGCTGATGCCCCATCGGTGCGGTCGTCGGCCATCGTGCCACCTGATGTAGCGCCTTGGGTGGTGGTGTTGCAGCTGCCCGGTCTAACCGCTGCCGCCTTGCGTGAAACACTTCCCTACCTCTGGATCTTCCTGGCCCTGTTCATTGTGCTGGTATTCACCCTGTGGCGGAGCCGACGCGCGTGGGCGCAGGAGCGTCGGTTGGCGCAGATGCAAATGGACCTGGTGAGCAACATCACCCACGAGTTCAACACGCCCATCACCCACATTTCACTGGCCCTGGAAGCGTTGCGGCGGCCTGACCAGCATGCGCAGCACCATCACATGATGGAGGTGATCGCCGAGGAGAACGAACGCCTGCAGGCCAACGTGAAGAAGGTGATGTCCGTGAGCCTATTGGACCAGGAGGCACTGCCGTTGGAATTGGAGCTTCACGATGCGCATGAACTGCTCCAAGCGACCCTGCGCTCGCTCCGACCTGCGCTGGAACGGGATGCCGTGGCGGTGACCTGCGTCTTCGAGGCCGCCGATCCGTGGGTGCTGGTGGATGCGACCTACCTTACCAATGTGTTCCATTCCTTGTTGGACAACGCGATCCGCTACGGCCGTGCGCCCCGACAGGTGCACATCAGCACCCGCGACTCGTCGAGCGGTCTTCGGATCACCGTCGCGGACAACGGGCCCGGCATTCCCGCCAGCGAAGAACAGCTGGTGTTCACCAAGTTCTTCCGCGGCACCAACGCCCACGAAGGCTCAGTGAAAGGCACGGGCATCGGACTGTACTTCGCCCGGAAGGTGATGATGGCCCATGGCGGTACGATCACGTTGAACGCAAGCACCTTTGGCGGTGCCGAGGTGGAACTCGTTCTTCCAAAAACGGAACATGGCTGA
- a CDS encoding helix-turn-helix transcriptional regulator: protein MAQPSPPIALPCQALRPFVERYAVVRSTSNAPYTVLPGTGLVMGFQFSGAVKRMEPYGSRKLHRSGVTGMQGSAVTFQSEAGTGTVLVFFREAGATAFFPEPLNELFGQSLSLEQFMLRSELVLLEERLEEAATDAGRVSVVEAFLIERLRPAKPDALVVGALALIHRSKGSIRIEQLAEQLHTSRSPLERRFRKAVGATAKQYAGIVRMRAVLQAHVPGTALLDTALEAGFYDQAHFIKTFRAFTGEAPQRFFEQAEE from the coding sequence ATGGCACAGCCCTCACCTCCCATCGCGCTGCCCTGCCAAGCCTTGCGGCCATTCGTGGAACGCTACGCCGTAGTGCGGTCCACCAGCAATGCGCCATATACGGTGCTGCCCGGCACGGGACTGGTCATGGGCTTCCAGTTCAGCGGTGCGGTAAAGCGAATGGAGCCGTATGGTTCGCGCAAGCTGCATCGGTCCGGCGTCACCGGTATGCAAGGCTCGGCCGTCACCTTCCAGAGCGAGGCTGGCACCGGCACCGTGCTCGTGTTCTTCCGCGAGGCGGGTGCTACGGCCTTCTTCCCCGAGCCCCTTAACGAACTCTTCGGCCAGAGCCTTTCGCTGGAGCAGTTCATGCTGCGGTCCGAGCTGGTGTTGTTGGAAGAACGCTTGGAAGAAGCCGCCACCGATGCGGGCCGGGTTTCGGTGGTGGAGGCCTTCCTAATTGAACGCCTGCGGCCAGCGAAGCCCGATGCGCTGGTGGTGGGCGCGCTGGCGCTCATACACCGGAGCAAGGGAAGCATCCGTATCGAACAGCTGGCCGAGCAATTGCACACCAGCCGCAGTCCCTTGGAGCGGCGCTTCCGCAAAGCGGTGGGTGCCACGGCCAAGCAGTACGCGGGTATTGTGCGAATGCGCGCAGTGCTGCAAGCGCATGTGCCCGGCACGGCCTTGCTCGACACCGCGCTGGAGGCCGGCTTCTACGACCAGGCGCATTTCATCAAGACCTTCCGTGCGTTCACCGGTGAGGCACCGCAGCGCTTCTTCGAACAAGCAGAGGAATAG
- a CDS encoding PIN domain-containing protein → MKFIVDANIVISTLLKSDGAVADVLLRTKPAPEFFVPEFIRVETSLHRAKVARLTGAPLELLAEVEEVLLSRMTSVQPDSIDGVQWERANELVAGIDPKDDHYVALALHLKCPLWTGDKKLIKGLRAKGFKQVLSTEEVRAMLKKK, encoded by the coding sequence GTGAAGTTCATCGTCGATGCGAACATCGTCATCAGCACGCTGCTCAAGTCGGATGGAGCGGTTGCAGATGTGCTGTTGAGGACCAAGCCCGCCCCGGAGTTCTTCGTGCCCGAGTTCATCCGTGTTGAGACATCGCTCCATCGTGCGAAAGTCGCGCGGCTGACAGGAGCACCACTGGAGTTGCTTGCCGAAGTGGAAGAGGTGCTGCTGTCGCGCATGACCAGCGTGCAACCGGACAGCATAGACGGTGTGCAATGGGAACGCGCAAATGAGCTGGTCGCGGGCATCGACCCGAAGGACGACCACTATGTTGCCCTAGCACTGCACCTCAAGTGCCCGCTCTGGACAGGCGACAAGAAGCTCATCAAAGGGCTTCGTGCGAAGGGATTCAAGCAGGTGCTCTCTACGGAGGAAGTGAGGGCGATGCTGAAGAAGAAGTAG